A stretch of the Clostridiales bacterium genome encodes the following:
- a CDS encoding peptidoglycan DD-metalloendopeptidase family protein gives MTGLREIKWATFVTAVLLVTVVFVAPSSAAADAQRVEQLRSELNKINDEFKKAGAAYDNAFWALDETEKAIEEATGRIAANEAELANAQDVLQNRIAAWYRADDLGGIEFVLGARDFSDLLNRFDYVSRIAHDDATAIQRVEELLAQLRVDRERLETEQAKRSERAEKFKGERDALQRRLQDKRAEYDRLQAEMREEARKAEAARQRAAASVSRPLPVRGITGVPGPNGMVFPVAGPNYYSDTWGASRDGGRRRHKGTDIMAATGVPVVATLSGTLSRGDGSKSGLYLRLRADNGWTFYYMHLDSIIISSGRVSAGQTIGTVGYSGNASASAPHLHFEIHLPGRGAVNPYPYLRQMQGR, from the coding sequence CTCCTCGTGACGGTTGTTTTTGTTGCGCCTTCCTCCGCCGCCGCCGATGCGCAACGAGTTGAGCAGCTCCGCAGCGAACTCAACAAGATAAACGACGAGTTCAAGAAGGCCGGCGCCGCGTACGATAACGCCTTTTGGGCGCTCGACGAGACAGAGAAGGCAATCGAGGAAGCCACTGGCAGGATCGCGGCGAACGAGGCTGAACTTGCCAATGCTCAGGACGTGCTGCAGAACCGTATCGCCGCGTGGTACCGCGCCGACGATCTCGGAGGTATCGAATTCGTGCTCGGCGCACGCGACTTCAGTGATCTACTGAATCGCTTCGATTATGTGAGCCGTATCGCGCATGACGACGCGACAGCGATTCAGCGTGTTGAGGAGCTTCTCGCACAGCTACGTGTTGATCGCGAGCGCCTCGAGACCGAGCAGGCCAAACGATCCGAAAGAGCCGAGAAGTTCAAGGGCGAACGTGATGCTTTGCAGCGGCGCCTGCAGGACAAACGGGCCGAGTACGATCGTCTCCAGGCCGAGATGCGCGAAGAGGCGCGGAAGGCTGAAGCGGCCCGCCAGAGGGCTGCGGCGAGCGTGTCCCGTCCGCTACCAGTGCGCGGCATCACGGGAGTGCCAGGTCCCAACGGAATGGTCTTCCCGGTGGCTGGCCCCAACTACTACAGCGACACGTGGGGCGCCTCGCGCGACGGCGGACGTCGCCGGCACAAGGGGACCGACATCATGGCGGCGACGGGTGTACCGGTTGTGGCGACATTGTCAGGAACCCTGAGCAGGGGTGACGGGTCGAAGAGCGGACTGTACCTGCGGCTACGGGCCGATAACGGTTGGACGTTTTACTACATGCATCTCGACAGCATCATCATTAGTTCGGGCCGTGTCAGCGCCGGGCAGACTATCGGGACCGTAGGCTACAGCGGCAACGCGAGCGCGAGCGCTCCGCACCTGCACTTTGAGATCCACCTGCCTGGGCGCGGCGCGGTCAATCCGTACCCGTATTTGCGTCAGATGCAGGGACGGTAG